In a single window of the Lineus longissimus chromosome 4, tnLinLong1.2, whole genome shotgun sequence genome:
- the LOC135486650 gene encoding band 4.1-like protein 3 isoform X10 encodes MERQSKREKTPKEKKEKPAPRPQVRNPRLMLARVLMLDGETIEIEIEKSARGQVLHDVICENQNLEERDYFGMTYVSEKIWFWLDPEKKIGHQLKKSDWDFEFRVKFYAPEPTVMKVDITRYFLCQQIRNDINIGKLPCSMLTGAILGSYTVQSELGDYEPETAEGIVYMSDYQFVPNQTPELLMRIADLHRVHKGQMPAEADIHFLENAMKLAMYGVDLHQVWDSENVELMLGICWAGVNVYKDKLRINRFPWPKILKISYKKNRFFLKIRPGEFEHFENTIGFKCRNHIMAKRLWKVAVEQHTFFRKKEPEVRFKHLLPKFGSKFRYSGRTIHQSRIANVHDACPTIDRSFTLRKSRSMNVGGSLTRLNLTEGYGSLDRDQGYNTRLNRSDAGYAPGHFRQASGSSDQLHLPHTLEEPAEGSVTSSIPDYSSVCSSLPPRGPYVALYNLPAGSARTRKEYYVISSTERLCESPIDKDFQAASRRPVRAKKGEPRKQHPDGHLHPPGWPDLLNSETPHSLDEVNEEQVERGEEVVVAAPVTPTLEVRTQPVTHTYEYRDQDEPVVHSTAKYCTEAANEYRHEPVAHSTLEHKTETHEYRHEPVAHSTLEYRTETHVYGDEPVAHSTLEYRAPVAPVLESDML; translated from the exons ATGGAACGACAGAGTAAACGAGAGAAGACTCccaaggagaagaaggagaagccTGCGCCGAGGCCGCAGGTCAGGAACCCACGACTGATGCTGGCGAGGGTACTCATGCTGGATGGAGAGACTATCGAGATAGAGATTGAG AAATCCGCACGCGGCCAGGTCctccatgacgtcatttgtgAAAATCAGAACCTGGAGGAACGAGACTATTTCGGTATGACGTACGTCAGTGAAAAGATTTGG TTCTGGTTGGACCCCGAGAAGAAAATAGGTCATCAGTTGAAAA AGTCCGACTGGGATTTTGAGTTCCGAGTCAAGTTCTACGCTCCTGAGCCGACAGTGATGAAAGTGGACATCACAAGATACTTCTTGTGTCAGCAGATTAGAAATGATATCAACATCGGGAA ATTGCCCTGTTCGATGCTGACTGGTGCCATCCTTGGGTCATATACAGTTCAATCAGAACTCGGTGACTATGAACCAGAAACTGCAGAGGGTATCGTCTACATGAGCGACTATCAGTTCGTCCCCAATCAAACGCCAGAACTGCTCATGAGGATCGCCGACCTTCACCGAGTCCACAAAGGTCAGATGCCTGCAGAGGCCGATATTCACTTCCTGGAGAATGCCATGAAGCTTGCGATGTACGGTGTGGACCTGCACCAGGTCTGG GACTCGGAAAATGTTGAGTTGATGCTTGGTATCTGCTGGGCAGGAGTCAACGTCTACAAGGACAAACTTCGAATCAATCGCTTCCCCTGGCCAAAGATACTCAAAATTTCGTACAAAAAGAATCGCTTCTTCCTCAAGATTCGCCCGGGCGAGTTTGAACATTTCGAGAACACGATCGGTTTCAAGTGTCGCAACCATATCATGGCCAAGCGACTCTGGAAAGTTGCAGTGGAGCAGCACACGTTCTTTAG GAAGAAGGAACCGGAGGTCCGCTTCAAGCACCTGCTGCCAAAGTTTGGCTCCAAGTTCCGCTACTCTGGACGCACCATTCATCAGTCACGCATCGCCAACGTCCATGACGCTTGCCCGACCATCGACCGATCTTTCACTTTGAGGAAGTCCAGAAGTATGAATGTTGGAG GCTCTCTCACACGGCTTAACTTAACTGAAG GATACGGCTCCTTGGACAGGGACCAGGGCTACAACACTCGTCTGAACCGGAGTGATGCAGGCTATGCACCAGGACACTTCCGTCAGGCATCGGGCAGCTCCGATCAGTTGCACCTGCCGCATACTTTAGAAGAG CCTGCTGAGGGTAGTGTGACATCGTCGATACCAGACTATTCGAGTGTGTGCAGTTCATTACCCCCACGAGGTCCCTATGTTGCGTTATACAACCTTCCAGCAGGGTCTGCCCGGACCAGGAAAGAGTATTATGTGATATCGTCCACAGAACGTCTCTGCGAGTCACCCATTGACAAG GACTTTCAAGCAGCGTCTAGGAGACCTGTCCGAGCTAAAAAAGGAGAGCCAAGGAAACAACATCCAGATGGACACCTACACCCACCGGGTTGGCCGGACCTGCTGAACAGTGAAACCCCTCACTCTTTAGATGAG GTTAACGAGGAACAGGTTGAACGTGGTGAAGAAGTGGTTGTTGCTGCACCCGTGACACCGACGCTTGAGGTCAGGACCCAACCGGTCACCCATACATACGAATATAGGGACCAAGATGAGCCAGTTGTACACTCTACAGCGAAGTACTGTACCGAGGCAGCAAATGAGTACCGGCATGAACCAGTTGCCCACTCTACACTAGAGCACAAAACCGAGACACATGAGTACCGGCATGAACCAGTTGCACACTCTACACTAGAGTACAGGACCGAAACACATGTGTACGGGGATGAACCAGTTGCCCACTCTACGCTAGAGTACCGGGCTCCTGTCGCACCTGTCTTGGAATCAGATATG TTATGA
- the LOC135486650 gene encoding band 4.1-like protein 2 isoform X2 has translation MEMESQPHESIVSESSEHFVALKLRQDQTQDSDNKPSFDETVSDSEHTPPRYRANNRHHEDDDDFPDPEDFNSDIVASSPVKREAPDDFDGEEEEAPTGEEAPGEEESWHPISDKAAKEEAKKAKKAEKDEKARLAKLEKEEKARIAKVEKEEKARIAKEEKEEKARKAKEEKEEKARLAQEAKGKTSEEKKEQREREKMERQSKREKTPKEKKEKPAPRPQVRNPRLMLARVLMLDGETIEIEIEKSARGQVLHDVICENQNLEERDYFGMTYVSEKIWFWLDPEKKIGHQLKKSDWDFEFRVKFYAPEPTVMKVDITRYFLCQQIRNDINIGKLPCSMLTGAILGSYTVQSELGDYEPETAEGIVYMSDYQFVPNQTPELLMRIADLHRVHKGQMPAEADIHFLENAMKLAMYGVDLHQVWDSENVELMLGICWAGVNVYKDKLRINRFPWPKILKISYKKNRFFLKIRPGEFEHFENTIGFKCRNHIMAKRLWKVAVEQHTFFRKKEPEVRFKHLLPKFGSKFRYSGRTIHQSRIANVHDACPTIDRSFTLRKSRSMNVGGSLTRLNLTEGYGSLDRDQGYNTRLNRSDAGYAPGHFRQASGSSDQLHLPHTLEEPAEGSVTSSIPDYSSVCSSLPPRGPYVALYNLPAGSARTRKEYYVISSTERLCESPIDKDFQAASRRPVRAKKGEPRKQHPDGHLHPPGWPDLLNSETPHSLDEVNEEQVERGEEVVVAAPVTPTLEVRTQPVTHTYEYRDQDEPVVHSTAKYCTEAANEYRHEPVAHSTLEHKTETHEYRHEPVAHSTLEYRTETHVYGDEPVAHSTLEYRAPVAPVLESDMI, from the exons TTTGTTGCACTGAAACTACGTCAA GATCAGACTCAGGACTCTGACAACAAACCGTCATTTGATGAGACGGTGAGCGATTCGGAGCATACTCCGCCCAGATACAGAGCTAACAATCGCCACcacgaagatgatgatgatttcccCGACCCTGAGGATTTCAATAGTGATATCGTAGCATCCTCTCCTGTCAAGA GAGAAGCTCCTGACGATTTCGACGGTGAAGAGGAAGAAGCACCCACAGGGGAAGAAGCACCTGGAGAGGAAGAATCCTGGCATCCGATTTCGGACAAAGCGGCCAAAGAGGAAGCCAAGAAGGCCAAAAAGGCAGAGAAAGATGAAAAAGCGAGGTTAGCTAAgctagaaaaggaagaaaagGCCAG GATAGCTAAAGTAGAGAAAGAAGAAAAGGCCAGAATTGccaaggaagaaaaagaagaaaaagcaaGGAAAGCTAAGGAGGAAAAAGAGGAAAAGGCTCGCCTTGCTCAAGAAGCAAAGGGGAAGACCAGTGAAGAGAAAAAAGAGCAGCGAGAACGAGAGAAGATGGAACGACAGAGTAAACGAGAGAAGACTCccaaggagaagaaggagaagccTGCGCCGAGGCCGCAGGTCAGGAACCCACGACTGATGCTGGCGAGGGTACTCATGCTGGATGGAGAGACTATCGAGATAGAGATTGAG AAATCCGCACGCGGCCAGGTCctccatgacgtcatttgtgAAAATCAGAACCTGGAGGAACGAGACTATTTCGGTATGACGTACGTCAGTGAAAAGATTTGG TTCTGGTTGGACCCCGAGAAGAAAATAGGTCATCAGTTGAAAA AGTCCGACTGGGATTTTGAGTTCCGAGTCAAGTTCTACGCTCCTGAGCCGACAGTGATGAAAGTGGACATCACAAGATACTTCTTGTGTCAGCAGATTAGAAATGATATCAACATCGGGAA ATTGCCCTGTTCGATGCTGACTGGTGCCATCCTTGGGTCATATACAGTTCAATCAGAACTCGGTGACTATGAACCAGAAACTGCAGAGGGTATCGTCTACATGAGCGACTATCAGTTCGTCCCCAATCAAACGCCAGAACTGCTCATGAGGATCGCCGACCTTCACCGAGTCCACAAAGGTCAGATGCCTGCAGAGGCCGATATTCACTTCCTGGAGAATGCCATGAAGCTTGCGATGTACGGTGTGGACCTGCACCAGGTCTGG GACTCGGAAAATGTTGAGTTGATGCTTGGTATCTGCTGGGCAGGAGTCAACGTCTACAAGGACAAACTTCGAATCAATCGCTTCCCCTGGCCAAAGATACTCAAAATTTCGTACAAAAAGAATCGCTTCTTCCTCAAGATTCGCCCGGGCGAGTTTGAACATTTCGAGAACACGATCGGTTTCAAGTGTCGCAACCATATCATGGCCAAGCGACTCTGGAAAGTTGCAGTGGAGCAGCACACGTTCTTTAG GAAGAAGGAACCGGAGGTCCGCTTCAAGCACCTGCTGCCAAAGTTTGGCTCCAAGTTCCGCTACTCTGGACGCACCATTCATCAGTCACGCATCGCCAACGTCCATGACGCTTGCCCGACCATCGACCGATCTTTCACTTTGAGGAAGTCCAGAAGTATGAATGTTGGAG GCTCTCTCACACGGCTTAACTTAACTGAAG GATACGGCTCCTTGGACAGGGACCAGGGCTACAACACTCGTCTGAACCGGAGTGATGCAGGCTATGCACCAGGACACTTCCGTCAGGCATCGGGCAGCTCCGATCAGTTGCACCTGCCGCATACTTTAGAAGAG CCTGCTGAGGGTAGTGTGACATCGTCGATACCAGACTATTCGAGTGTGTGCAGTTCATTACCCCCACGAGGTCCCTATGTTGCGTTATACAACCTTCCAGCAGGGTCTGCCCGGACCAGGAAAGAGTATTATGTGATATCGTCCACAGAACGTCTCTGCGAGTCACCCATTGACAAG GACTTTCAAGCAGCGTCTAGGAGACCTGTCCGAGCTAAAAAAGGAGAGCCAAGGAAACAACATCCAGATGGACACCTACACCCACCGGGTTGGCCGGACCTGCTGAACAGTGAAACCCCTCACTCTTTAGATGAG GTTAACGAGGAACAGGTTGAACGTGGTGAAGAAGTGGTTGTTGCTGCACCCGTGACACCGACGCTTGAGGTCAGGACCCAACCGGTCACCCATACATACGAATATAGGGACCAAGATGAGCCAGTTGTACACTCTACAGCGAAGTACTGTACCGAGGCAGCAAATGAGTACCGGCATGAACCAGTTGCCCACTCTACACTAGAGCACAAAACCGAGACACATGAGTACCGGCATGAACCAGTTGCACACTCTACACTAGAGTACAGGACCGAAACACATGTGTACGGGGATGAACCAGTTGCCCACTCTACGCTAGAGTACCGGGCTCCTGTCGCACCTGTCTTGGAATCAGATATG ATATAG